One stretch of Paroedura picta isolate Pp20150507F chromosome 13, Ppicta_v3.0, whole genome shotgun sequence DNA includes these proteins:
- the CRYBA4 gene encoding beta-crystallin A4 has product MSKAGGRPSGGWKLVVWEEPSFQGQQQEFTTECEDVASCALECLGSARVESGTWVGFEHPAFQGQQFVLEPGDYPCWQAWAGNVAYHVPRMSSFRPVSCASHRDSKVTIFEQENFLGRKGDLSEDCPSLKAMGWGSSEVGSLRVYAGAWVCCQFPGYRGFQYVVESDCHGGEYKHFRELGSHARTPQVQSIRRIQS; this is encoded by the exons GGCTGGAAG CTTGTGGTGTGGGAGGAGCCGTCCTTCCAAGGCCAGCAGCAGGAGTTCACCACCGAGTGTGAGGACGTCGCGTCTTGTGCCTTGGAGTGCCTGGGCTCTGCCCGGGTGGAGAGTGGCAC GTGGGTCGGCTTTGAGCACCCTGCCTTCCAGGGGCAGCAGTTTGTACTGGAGCCAGGGGATTACCCCTGCTGGCAGGCCTGGGCCGGCAATGTCGCCTACCACGTGCCACGGATGAGCTCCTTCCGACCCGTCTCCTGTGCG aGCCATCGTGACAGCAAGGTGACCATCTTTGAGCAGGAGAATTTCCTGGGCCGCAAGGGGGACCTGAGTGAGGACTGCCCGTCTCTCAAGGCGATGGGCTGGGGCAGCAGCGAGGTGGGGTCCCTCCGGGTCTACGCTGGCGC ctggGTCTGCTGCCAGTTCCCCGGGTACCGCGGCTTCCAGTACGTGGTGGAGAGTGACTGCCACGGAGGGGAGTACAAGCATTTCCGAGAACTGGGCTCTCATGCCCGGACCCCCCAAGTGCAGTCCATCCGCCGGATCCAGTCGTGA